Below is a genomic region from Deinococcus misasensis DSM 22328.
TCCCGCTCTGGTGTACCTGATCGTCGCCACCCAGGTGCCGTTTTTGATGACGGTGTACTACAGCTTTTTCAAATGGAACCTCACCATCCCCGATGACCGTCCCTTTGTGGGTTTTGGCAACTACCTGACCCTGTTCACAGACAGCCAGAATCTGCATGTGATGCTGAACACCGTGGTCCTGATGCTCAGCGTGGTGGTGCTCTCGGTGGTGATTGGTGCCCTGATTGCCCTTCTTTTGAACCGCCCGTTCTTTGGTCGCCCGGTGGTCAGAACCCTGTTCATCAGTTCCTTTCTGGTGATGCCTGTGGTGACCGCCGTGGTCTGGAAGAACATGTTGATGAACCCGGTGTTCGGTTTTTTTGCATGGGTCAGCCAGCAACTGGGTCTTCCTGCGGTGGATTTCCTCTCCCAGTACCCCATGCAAAGCATCGTGGCGATGGTGACCTGGGAATGGACCCCGTTTGCCGCCCTGATCCTCCTGACCGGACTGCAATCCCTGCCCGAGGACCAGCTTGAAGCTGCCCGTCTGGACGGCTGCACCCCCCTGCAGGAGTTCTGGTACATCGTGCTTCCCCACTGGATGCGCTCTCTGGAAGTGGTGATCCTGCTGGAAACCATCTTCCTGATGCAGGTGTACGGGGAAATTTACACCTCCACCTCTGGAGGACCCGGCATTTCCACCACCACCATCCCTTATTTCATTTACCAGAAGGCT
It encodes:
- a CDS encoding carbohydrate ABC transporter permease, producing MPAVLLLVPALVYLIVATQVPFLMTVYYSFFKWNLTIPDDRPFVGFGNYLTLFTDSQNLHVMLNTVVLMLSVVVLSVVIGALIALLLNRPFFGRPVVRTLFISSFLVMPVVTAVVWKNMLMNPVFGFFAWVSQQLGLPAVDFLSQYPMQSIVAMVTWEWTPFAALILLTGLQSLPEDQLEAARLDGCTPLQEFWYIVLPHWMRSLEVVILLETIFLMQVYGEIYTSTSGGPGISTTTIPYFIYQKAFAEYNIGLASAAGVLAVLFTNMVSSVVLRIIGRNISGGKA